One window of Microcoleus vaginatus PCC 9802 genomic DNA carries:
- a CDS encoding hybrid sensor histidine kinase/response regulator: MTLQPPHRVNVLLVDDRPENLIALEAILNSPSYHLVQANSGAEALRCLLNEDFAVILLDVQMPGMDGFETATLIRSRDRSRATPIIFITAFSSNDTHVFKGYSLGAVDYLFKPLEPEILTSKVQVFVELFQKTVEVKQQATQLAAVNSELSKSEERFRTLCACSPLGIYLADVEGRCTYINPRCQAICGLTLEESLAEVWQREVHPEDRDRVVADWLAWIKESQEYSNEFRLAGSEAVRWIHVQSSPMFSDLGKLIGHVGTIRDVTDRKQAEEERGRLIREQVARQEAERANQMKDEFLAILSHELRTPLNAILGWSRLLRTKTFDQETIDKALETIERNAKSQAQLIEDILDVSRILRGKLNLNMHPIRLESVIKLAIDSLQPLSEEKSLVLELTCSPNVGEVIGDADRLQQIVWNLLSNAIKFTPQEGKVEVRLESVADEAQIQIIDSGIGIAPDFLPYVFDRFRQADSSTTRSYGGLGLGLAIVRHLVELHGGKVDAENNPGEGAKFTVALPIAQRKTRYAGDDGSPLNDATETLPTLANLQLLVVDDEDDTREFLIALLEDEGAMVRSAASVAGALDALESYWPDLLLSDIGMPGADGYELITRVREMEVLRGGKMPAIALTAYAREEERKQALEAGFQMHLSKPVDITKLIAAIANLTGMLGNPEQTDSAVSTALLTPQSRAD, encoded by the coding sequence ATGACTCTGCAGCCCCCCCATCGAGTAAATGTCCTTTTAGTTGACGATCGCCCCGAAAATTTGATAGCTCTAGAAGCTATTCTCAACAGCCCCTCTTATCATCTAGTACAAGCTAATTCGGGCGCGGAGGCTCTGAGATGTCTGCTTAATGAAGATTTTGCGGTAATTTTGCTTGATGTGCAGATGCCGGGAATGGATGGATTTGAGACAGCAACATTGATTCGCTCTAGAGATCGATCGCGAGCGACTCCGATTATTTTTATCACAGCATTCAGCAGTAATGACACCCACGTGTTTAAAGGTTATTCTCTGGGTGCGGTGGATTACCTGTTCAAACCCTTAGAACCGGAAATATTGACCTCGAAGGTGCAGGTATTTGTGGAATTGTTCCAAAAAACAGTCGAGGTGAAGCAGCAAGCAACACAGTTAGCTGCGGTTAATAGTGAACTAAGTAAAAGTGAAGAGCGGTTTCGCACTTTGTGTGCTTGTTCACCACTGGGAATTTACTTAGCTGACGTTGAAGGCCGCTGTACTTACATCAACCCGCGTTGTCAAGCGATTTGCGGGCTAACTTTGGAGGAAAGTTTGGCAGAGGTTTGGCAGCGGGAAGTTCATCCAGAAGATCGCGATCGCGTAGTAGCAGATTGGTTAGCTTGGATTAAAGAAAGCCAGGAATATTCTAACGAGTTTCGATTAGCTGGTAGCGAAGCTGTGCGGTGGATTCACGTGCAGTCGTCGCCAATGTTTTCGGATTTGGGAAAACTGATCGGTCACGTGGGCACGATTAGAGATGTCACAGACCGCAAGCAAGCAGAGGAAGAACGCGGCAGACTAATCCGCGAACAAGTGGCGCGGCAAGAAGCGGAGAGAGCTAACCAGATGAAGGATGAATTTCTAGCTATTCTCTCTCACGAACTCCGTACTCCTTTAAATGCAATTCTCGGCTGGTCTAGGCTGCTTCGTACCAAAACATTTGATCAAGAAACTATTGATAAAGCTCTAGAAACAATAGAGCGTAATGCTAAATCTCAAGCTCAACTCATTGAAGATATTTTAGATGTTTCGCGGATTTTGCGGGGCAAACTAAATTTAAATATGCATCCGATTCGGTTGGAATCTGTGATCAAGTTGGCAATAGATTCATTGCAGCCGCTGAGTGAGGAAAAATCCCTAGTCCTAGAATTAACGTGCAGTCCAAATGTAGGTGAAGTTATCGGCGATGCCGATCGCTTGCAGCAAATTGTGTGGAATTTGCTGTCAAATGCGATTAAGTTTACTCCGCAAGAGGGTAAAGTAGAGGTGCGGTTAGAGTCAGTTGCCGATGAGGCTCAAATTCAGATAATTGATAGTGGCATTGGTATCGCTCCTGATTTTTTGCCTTATGTTTTTGATCGCTTCCGCCAAGCTGATAGCAGCACAACTAGGTCTTACGGGGGTTTGGGACTGGGATTGGCGATCGTCCGTCACTTGGTGGAACTGCACGGCGGTAAGGTGGATGCAGAAAATAATCCGGGCGAGGGTGCGAAATTTACGGTGGCTCTACCTATTGCTCAGAGGAAGACCCGATATGCAGGGGATGATGGGTCGCCGCTCAATGACGCGACAGAGACTCTCCCCACTCTGGCTAATTTGCAATTGCTGGTGGTGGATGATGAGGATGACACGCGGGAGTTTTTGATTGCTTTACTCGAGGACGAAGGAGCTATGGTGCGATCGGCGGCATCGGTGGCCGGGGCTCTAGATGCACTGGAGAGTTATTGGCCGGATCTGCTGCTTAGCGACATTGGAATGCCGGGAGCAGACGGTTATGAGTTGATCACGCGGGTGAGAGAAATGGAAGTGCTCAGGGGTGGAAAGATGCCTGCGATCGCCTTGACGGCCTACGCCAGAGAGGAAGAGCGCAAGCAAGCGCTGGAAGCTGGTTTCCAGATGCACTTATCTAAACCAGTTGACATAACTAAGTTAATTGCGGCAATTGCTAACCTCACAGGAATGCTCGGAAATCCCGAGCAGACGGACTCGGCGGTTTCAACCGCTTTGTTGACCCCCCAATCCCGTGCCGATTAG
- the map gene encoding type I methionyl aminopeptidase, whose protein sequence is MNIFSSLLSGPTPAPQVKKQRRGIEIKSEREIEIMRQAGKIVATVLKEISLMVKPGMTTADLDAYAEKRIREMGATPSFKGYHGFTGSICSSINNEVVHGIPSAKKVIRAGDVLKVDTGAYYQGFHGDSCITIAVVEVTPESAKLIRVAEEALYKGIEQVKAGAYLLDLAGAIEDHVKSNGFSIVEEFTGHGVGRNLHEEPSVFNFRTREMPNVKLRAGMTLAIEPILNAGSKYTRTLSDKWTAVTVDNAMSAQFEHTVLVTETGYEILTDRSKV, encoded by the coding sequence ATGAATATTTTTAGCAGTCTGCTTTCTGGCCCAACTCCAGCACCCCAAGTCAAAAAACAGCGTCGAGGCATTGAAATTAAGTCGGAACGCGAAATCGAAATTATGCGACAGGCAGGGAAAATCGTTGCAACGGTACTTAAAGAAATTTCCCTAATGGTAAAACCGGGAATGACTACTGCTGATTTGGATGCTTATGCCGAAAAACGCATCCGCGAAATGGGTGCAACTCCCAGTTTTAAAGGCTATCACGGTTTCACGGGATCGATTTGCTCTAGCATTAATAACGAAGTTGTTCACGGCATCCCCAGCGCCAAAAAAGTAATTCGGGCAGGAGATGTTCTTAAGGTAGATACGGGGGCATATTATCAAGGTTTTCACGGCGATTCTTGCATCACGATCGCAGTTGTGGAAGTGACTCCCGAATCTGCAAAATTAATCCGAGTCGCAGAAGAAGCTCTCTACAAAGGCATCGAACAAGTGAAGGCTGGAGCTTATTTGCTCGATCTGGCTGGTGCGATCGAAGATCATGTCAAAAGCAACGGTTTTAGCATCGTTGAGGAGTTTACTGGCCACGGTGTCGGGCGAAATTTACACGAGGAACCGTCGGTTTTCAATTTCCGCACCCGCGAAATGCCGAACGTGAAATTGCGAGCGGGCATGACATTGGCGATCGAACCAATTCTGAATGCCGGTTCTAAGTACACTCGGACGCTTTCTGACAAGTGGACTGCTGTAACCGTTGACAATGCTATGTCGGCTCAGTTTGAGCATACTGTGTTGGTGACAGAAACTGGTTATGAAATTTTGACCGATCGTTCAAAAGTTTAA
- a CDS encoding DNA-binding response regulator: MSARLLLVDDEPGLREAVQAYLEDSDFAVEVASNARDGWELLQQTNPDLVISDIMMPQVDGYQFLKQVREDPRYRALPVVFLTAKGMTSDRIQGYQAGCDAYLSKPFDPDELVAIVTNLLARRAAAKETSENAESPDIAALTSQMARIESLLSGRSSIAQSPSPIKIDLTPREQSVLDLVAQGLMNKEIARRLETSVRNVEKYVSRLFSKTGTNSRTELVRFALEHGLTK, encoded by the coding sequence ATGTCAGCACGATTATTATTGGTAGATGATGAACCGGGCTTGCGGGAAGCAGTACAAGCTTATTTGGAAGATAGCGATTTTGCGGTTGAGGTGGCCAGTAATGCTCGGGATGGGTGGGAACTCTTGCAGCAGACTAATCCGGATTTGGTGATTTCAGACATTATGATGCCCCAGGTGGACGGTTATCAATTTCTCAAGCAAGTGCGGGAAGATCCTCGCTATAGGGCTTTGCCGGTGGTGTTTTTGACGGCTAAGGGGATGACGAGCGATCGCATTCAAGGCTATCAAGCAGGCTGCGATGCTTATCTTTCTAAACCCTTCGATCCCGACGAGTTAGTAGCAATAGTAACCAATTTGCTGGCCCGCCGCGCGGCTGCTAAGGAGACGAGCGAAAATGCTGAAAGTCCAGATATTGCTGCTTTGACAAGCCAAATGGCGAGAATTGAGTCTTTGCTGAGTGGGCGGAGTTCGATCGCCCAAAGTCCTTCCCCGATTAAAATTGATTTGACTCCGCGAGAACAAAGTGTTTTGGATTTGGTTGCTCAAGGTTTGATGAATAAGGAAATTGCCCGCCGCTTGGAAACTAGCGTGCGTAATGTGGAAAAGTACGTCAGCCGTTTGTTTAGCAAGACGGGTACTAACAGCCGTACTGAGTTGGTTCGCTTCGCTCTCGAACACGGCTTGACGAAATAG